Part of the Bacillus cabrialesii genome is shown below.
TCGCCGTGACACTGGGGAAAAGCGGAACGCTTCTTTCGAATGGCAAGGTGAAAGAAGTCATTCCGAGCATTCCGGTTACATCAATTGATTCAACGGGAGCGGGCGATGCTTTTGTCGGCGCGGCTTTATATCAATTGGCAAACACGGATCAAATCCAATCTGTTGATGCTGATTTTGCGAAGTTGCGTGAGATGGTGTTATTTGCCAATAAGGTGGGCGCTCTTGTGTGCACGAAAATTGGAGCGATTGATGCACTGCCGAGCTTGGATGAGATTGAAGTTTCTTTGTAAACATCGAGGATGTTTCTTGAAAGTCTTTGGACTTTTGGGAAGCATCCTTTTTTATATTGTACTTAAACGTTAAATTCAGGTAAAAAGTTATGTATTTTCTATTGAAATGTCATTTTTTATTAAAAAAGTGAAACTTTTTACGATAATAAATAGTATATGTAATAAGGGGCTTAACTAATTAGCTTTAGGAGGAAACGACAATATGAGTATAATTGCAAGATTCAAAGATATTATGTCTGCGAATATTAATGCTTTGTTGGGCAAGGCTGAAAATCCAGAGAAAATGGTAGATCAATATTTAAGAAACATGAACAGCGATTTGTCTAAGGTAAAGGCGGAAACGGCAGCTGTTATGGCTGAGGAGCAAAGGACAAAAAGAGAATGTCATGAGTGCCAGGCAGACATGGAAAAGATGGAAAGCTATGCAATGAAGGCACTGCAAGCGGGGAATGAGGGCGATGCGAGAACATTCCTTGAAAGAAAAACATCTTTGGAATCAAAGCTTTCTGAGCTGCAGACGGCGAATCAAATTGCTGCAACCAATGCCGCACAGATGAGAAAAATGCATGACAAACTGGTTTCTGACATTGGAGAGCTGGAAGCACGCAAAAATATGATCAAGGCGAAGTGGGCAGTAGCGAAAACGCAAGAAAGAATGAACAAGCTGGGCGCCTCTGTTTCGAGTACCAGCCAATCAATGTCTGCGTTCGGCAGAATGGAGGACAAAGTAAATAAGGCGCTTGATCAGGCGAATGCAATGGCTGAACTGAACAGCGCTCCGCAGGATGATATGGCTGATCTGACTGCTAAATATGATACAGCCGGTTCAAGTCAGGTGGATGATGAACTTGCGGCGTTAAAAGCGAAAATGCTGCTCGATAAATAATACATAGGAAGCCGCAGCTTTAGGCTGCGGCACCATTTATCATATGATGTGAGAGGGAACGGTAATGATAATATCTTATAAGTGTCCGAACTGCGGAAGTGATATGGCATTTGACAGTGAATCCGGTACGTTATCCTGCGGCAGCTGCGGAAGACAGGACAATATTGAAAGCCTTCCGAAAGAAAACATTGCGGCGCGGTTTTCTGATGATGAAGCAAAGGAATATAAATGTGAAAGCTGCGGTGCCGTTTTAATTACGGAAGCTGAAACGACAGCGACGACGTGCAGCTTCTGCGGAGGTGCTGCTATACTTGCTGATCGTTTATCAGGACATTTGGCGCCGGCGAAGGTCATTCCATTTACAATCAGTAAACAAGAAGCGGAGCAGGCATTTCGAAAGTGGTGCAAAAAAGGCCTTTTGACACCAAGAGGTTTCATGTCGGCTGATCGTATCAAAAGCATCACCGGCATGTATATTCCATTTTGGATGTTTGATTTAAATAGTGAAGTACAAGTGAGAGCAAACTGTACCAGAGTCCATCAATATGAAGAAGGGGATTATATTTGCACGGAAACAGAGCACTTTGAAGCGTTTCGTGATATCAATCTCGATTATTTGAAAATCCCTGTCGATGCCTCTGAAAAAATGAAAGACGAATTAATGGACAAATTGGAGCCTTATTCATACGAAGAGCTGAAGGACTTTCAAACGGCATATTTGGCCGGCTATATTGCGGAAAAGTACAATTATACCGATGAGGAGCTTTTTCCGAGGGCAAAAGAGAAAATCAGCAGTTATATAGATTCATACATACATTCTACTTTTTCCGGATATACGTCAGTCAATGTGAGGGACAAACATATTCACACGAAAAACGTGAACAGCTTTTATGTTTTGCTGCCCGTTTGGATGGTCAGTTACGATTATGAAAGAGCAGAGCATATCTTTGCGATGAACGGGCAAACAGGGAAGGTTGTCGGAAAGCCGCCGATCAGTCGAGGAAAAGTGGCGGCATGGTTTAGTGGAATAGCAGGCGGGACATTTCTTGCGTTGAAGCTCGTCTCATTGATGATGGGAGGCGGATTTTGATGCGCGGATTTTTCGGGAAAGCGATTCTTGTTGTGCTGGCTGTTTTCATCATAATGCCGGTATTGGGAATCGAAGCGGCAAGAGCTTCTGAATCACAGCAGCATGTATATGACCATGCCCATCTATTATCAAAAGCAGAAATTGAAAAACTTGAATCTCTCTCGGCAGAGCTGGGTGCAAAGAGAGACACTGATTTCATCATTCTTACGACAAAAAGCACAAACGGTGAAGATATTGCCGATTATGCCGGCGATTTTTATGATCGTTACGGAAAAGGCAGTACAGCTATTTTAACGATTGATATGGCGGATAGAGAAGTATTCATCTCGGGCTACAAAAAAGCTGAACAGTATTTGGACAACAGCAGGCTAAACAGCATCAGAAATACGATTTCATCTGATTTATCAAATGAAGATTATTTCAAAGCTTTTAAGACATATATCCAGCTTTCTTATAAAGATATGGGCATAAAACCGGGAATCAATCCCGACAACATATTCTTTACTTGGTGGTTTCAGCTGGTTGCTGCCATCGCAGTCGGAGGCATCGCGGTTACAATCATGCTTTATCAATCGGGCGGGAAAGTAACGGTTAATGGGAATACATATATGGATCAACGTACGTCCGATGTGGTTGATCAATATGACACTTATATCAGAACGACTGTAACAAGAGAAAGAAAACCATCAAATGATAAAGACAGCGGCGATGGCGGGATTACGAAAGGCGGCACGTCATACAGTGGAAGCCGCGGCAATTTTTAAATATAAGAAATAGCCGAAAGGGAGAGGCGTAATGTCGTTTTTCAGAAATCAATTAGCGAATGTAGTAGAGTGGGAAGAATTTAGAGATGATATGATTTTTTATAAATGGAACAATCGTGAAATCAAAAAAGGGAGCCGTTTAATCATTCGTCCCGGACAGGATGCTGTCTTTTTGAGCAATGGCAGGGTAGAAGGGATTTTTCAAGATGATGGCGATTATGATATTGAATCAGAGATTATTCCATTTCTTTCAACATTAAAGGGCTTTAAGTTTGGGTTTAACAGCGGCATGCGCGCCGAGGTGCTGTTTGTCAATACGAAGGAATTTACCGTGAGATGGGGAACAAAGCAGGCGATAAATATTCCGGCAGCTGGAATGCCTGGCGGGATGCCGATTCGCGCAAATGGTACATTTAATGTGAAGGTTCAAGACTATATCAGCCTGATTGATAAAATCGCCGGCGTGAAGGATCAATATTTTGTAGAGGATATTAAAATCCGGATCACTTCTATTCTTGATCAGCTTCTTATGAAGTGGATCACAAGAGAAGGGAAGGACATGTTTAATCTTCAAGCCAACGCTTTTGACATCGCGAAGGGGATTCAAGAAGACTTAGATATGCAATTAATCGGCGACGGAATGACGATCACCGGTTTCCAAATCATGAGCTTTAATTATCCTCAAGAGGTTCAGGATATGATTACGAAAAACGCTTCCTACGGTATGGTTGGGGATGTAAACAGATACCAGCAAATATCAATGACGGATGGAATGGCATCCGGAAAAATGAGCGGAGGCGGCGCAGCTTCTGATATGGCTGGAATGATGATGGGAATGAATATGGCCAATCAGATGATGAATCAAATGAATCAAAATCAGCAGGCGCAGTCATCAGGCTCACAATCATCTGGCGGCGGAAGCAAGCCGAATTTCTGCCCGAACTGCGGAACAAAAACCGGTGAAGCTAATTTTTGCCCGAATTGCGGCCAGAAGCTTGTGTAAGTCTCATACAGCGAAAAGTCCGGAGTGATCAGACACTCCGGACTTTTTTTATTCAGCAGAATTCTGAACAGGCCATTTTCGGGCACCCGCTTGGACAATTCCCAGCAGCAATTGACGGCGTTCCTTTATAGAATTGATAGCAGTTTGAAATGTTTGCTTGGATAAAGCGGGTATGCCTGATTGGTGGAGCTTGGAGATGTCTGGTTCAGGCGGCGCTTGTTCAGCCGGATGGATATAGGCGGTATGAACGGTATCCAAGTAGTTTTTGATACTCGTACGGGCTTCTTTGATGTGAAGCTGGTTCGGCTGATATTGTACGGGAATGCCGTATTTTAAAATGGTTAATGCCTCATCCAATACAGTGACAGCTATGACAGATGATTCCTCGCGCTGTGTGCTATGGTAAAAATGAAGGATCGGAAAGGCATTATGCTGAGCGGTCAGCTTTCCCAGCTCTGATGAAAATGCGATAAGAAGAAAATCAATGTCGTGAAAATCCTTGCCGTTCCATGCAGTCTGGACAATTTCTGTTCCGTCATGCCCGAGACTTAATACACTTTGGGCGAATGAGCGCTTTTGATTCACCGCGCTCAAGACGGAAATTAAATACGTGACAGAGAAAGTGATGGTAAGAAGGCCTTGAGCCGTTTCAATGACCGTGACAAGCTTCCATAGGTCTCCGTTTGGTGCGAGGTCGCCATTTCCTAATGTAAACATGACGTAGCCGGAAAAATAAATACGATCTGACCAGGAAGCCGGTTCTTTCGATTGAGTTTCCACGAGTGAATGGGGGTCACTGGAGAAAATACAAACCCACCCGCTCCAAAATAAACTGATCCATATCACTAACGTTAAGCATAACAACAGAGGACCTGCCGTGCTGAGAACCTTTGCATGATCCCCGCTGATTTTGCGGCAGCCTTTCCACAGCCATGCAGACAGACATCTTGTGATCGGTCCTGCGCCGCTCTCTAACCATAATGTGGTCCATAAAAAATCAACCATCCCCGCTGTCAGTAATAAAAGGCCTGCAATGATATAAATCTCATTCAATGTTGATTGCCTCCCCTAATCCAGCCATATTTATTTTTCTTTTTTATTTCCTTTTATTTTGATTCCGAAACAATTGTTCGAATGTTTGATAAAGAGTTATTGCGGAAAGAAAAACAGAAGAAGTTACCCAACACTTACTCATTTTTTCGGAGTAGGCAGATGAACAAAAACTCACAGGGAATTTGACTTGTTTTACATATTTTCATAAAGAAAAAAGTTCGTTTTCCCCTTGAAGTGGTGATTTTGCTTTTATTGAGTAAAAAGTTTTCAGAAATTTATATTGACTGAAAGCGTTTTTATAATTATGATAATACCAGATGTAACAAAAATGTCACTATAATATTACTATAATAGAACTATGAAGTGACTATAAAGTAACAAATCACAAAGTGTATGCACAAAGAAATACCCGCTGTTTTTTTAGAGAAAAATGAAATCGCTTCCAATTTAATTGACATGCTAAGAAGAAGGGAAGGTTATGAGGCCATTGGAGAAAAACATGATGAACTTTTTTCTGAAGCCTGCTCATGATATGTGAGGAAGGCAAGAGCCCTAGAATAAGTTTTTGAAATACGTATTGATCGATTTTGAAAAAGACTGGGGGAAAACGGTATGAATAAACAAGGCAATCAAATGTCATTTTTACGGACAATTATTTTAGTCTCGACTTTCGGCGGTCTCCTCTTCGGTTATGATACCGGAGTGCTCAATGGAGCTTTGCCGTATATGGGAGAGCCAGACCAGCTAAACCTCAATGCCTTCACAGAGGGGCTTGTCACCAGTTCACTTCTTTTTGGAGCCGCGCTCGGTGCCGTGTTTGGCGGCAGGATGTCTGATTTTAACGGCCGCCGCAAAAATATTTTATTCCTCGCTGTGATATTTTTCATTTCAACGATCGGGTGTACGTTTGCTCCAAATGTAACGATCATGATTATCTCTCGTTTTGTGCTCGGCATTGCGGTCGGGGGTGCATCAGTTACGGTTCCTGCTTATTTAGCTGAGATGGCTCCTGTGGAAAGCAGGGGGCGGATGGTAACGCAGAATGAATTGATGATTGTATCAGGACAGCTTTTGGCCTTTGTTTTTAATGCAATCCTTGGAACAACAATGGGAGACAGCTCCCATGTGTGGAGATATATGCTGGTCATTGCCTCGCTTCCAGCCGTATTCCTGTTTTTCGGCATGATCAGAATGCCTGAGAGTCCTCGCTGGCTCGTCTCCAAAGGAAGAAAAGAAGATGCTTTGCGTGTGTTGAAAAAAATCAGGGATGACAAGCGGGCTGCGTCTGAGCTGAAAGAAATTGAATTCGCTTTCAAAAAAGAAGATAAGCTTGAAAAAGCCACATTTAAAGATCTGTCGGTCCCATGGGTGCGCCGGATTGTGTTTATTGGATTAGGAATTGCGATTGTACAGCAAATTACGGGTGTAAACTCGATTATGTATTATGGGACTGAAATTTTAAGGGATTCTGGTTTTCAAACGGAAGCTGCTTTAATCGGAAATATTGCGAATGGCGTGATTTCAGTCTTGGCAACATTCGTCGGAATCTGGCTGCTGGGCAAAGTGGGCCGCCGGCCGATGCTGCTAACAGGCTTGATTGGTACGACAACGGCATTATTGCTGATCGGGATATTTTCACATGTACTTGAGGGATCACCGGCACTTCCATATGTGGTCCTGTCATTAACGGTTACATTCCTTGCTTTTCAGCAGGGCGCAATTTCACCAGTGACGTGGCTGATGCTTTCTGAGATTTTCCCGCTTCGCCTTCGCGGTCTGGGAATGGGCGTCACGGTATTCTGTCTGTGGATGGTCAATTTTGCAGTCAGCTTCACTTTCCCGATATTGCTGGCCGCCATTGGGCTGTCCACAACGTTCTTTATCTTCGTTGGATTAGGAATTTGCTCTGTCCTGTTTGTGAAGAAGTTTTTACCGGAAACGAAAGGACTTTCGCTTGAACAGCTGGAGGAAAACTTCCGCGCTTATGACCGCGGCGAGGCGAAGAAAGAGTCCGGTGCTGAAGTGATTGGATAAGATAAAAAAAGAATCCGCATACGAGCGCGGATTCTTTTTTGTTTCAAATTAGTTAGGTCTGACAAGGATTTTGACTTGGTTTTTCTCTTTAATAAGAGACCCGAAGCCTTCCTCGATCAAATCGTCTAGCACGATTTTTTTCGTTACAAGTTTGTCAGCTGAGAAATAGCCTTCTTTCATTAATGACAATACAGCCGGGAAGATATCGCGGTATCCGATAATACCTTTGACTGTACGTTCTTTGATGACGATATCGTTCGGGTGGATTTCAGCGCCTTTTTCCCAAATGCTGACGATGACTGTTTCACCGGCGATTGTAGTGGATTGGATCGCTTGGCGTAATACCACTGGAACGCCTGTGACTTCGAATGCTACGTCAACACCGCCGCCTGTGCGTTCTGCGATTTCAGCGACTACATCGTCTGTTTTGGACGGATCAACAATGATTGCTCCAAGCTCTTCCGCTTTCTGCTGGCGCTCAGGTGAAAGTTCAACAGCGTAAATATCAGTCGCACCAGCAGCCTTCAGCGCTTCAATCACCAGAAGTCCGATCGGGCCGCAGCCGAATACAGCCGCTTTGTCGCCTGCTTTGAGTTTGCTTGAGCGGACAGCGTATAAAGCGACCGCTGAAGGTTCAACGAGCGCGCCTTGTTCATATGATAATTCATCAGGAAGTTTGAACAAAAGTTCTTCGTCAACGGATACATATTCAGAGAAACCGCCGCCGCCGCCGGCTAAGCCGAGGAATCCCATTTGTTCATCAAGGTTGTATGCACCCTGATGGCCGTGTGTTGCAAAAATCGGTTCCACTACGACGCGGTCGCCTGCTTTATAGTTTTTAACACCTTCTCCAACTTCAACAACTTCACCGGAGAATTCATGGCCCATTGTGACAGGTGCTGTTTCATTTGTTAATGGATGCGGTTTGTCTACCGGAATAAAGATCGGGCCGCCGAGATACTCATGTAAATCACTGCCGCAAATGCCGCACCATTTGACTTTGATCTTTACTTTTCCCGGTTCCGTTTTTGGTTCTTCAATATTTTCAATACGGATATCCTTTTGGTTATGCCATCTTGCTGCCTTCATGGATTACCACTCCTATATCTTTTTATATGAGTAATTCCGCATCGATCAATATGAACTGTTCACAAAATCGCCATTTTTAAAACCAAAAAAGAAATAAAATTTTTATATAATATAATCTACGTTTTTTGAAAAAGAAACTTTGAAGAAAAAAGAGTCTCGCACACTCTTTTTTCTTTATATAAAAGAGTATGAATCGTTTACATAACTATGAATTTGGTTTGAACAATACGGTAATGGTTCGTTCATATTGAATGCGATAACTACTCTATTAACAATTATAACGCTAATTCTGCGATTATAATAGGATAATCTTCCATGGTTTATTTTAGTAAAGACAACTCTTCTGGCTTTGTAACATTACTGTAAGGATATTGAAATAAAAAAATCCTGGTTCATCGTGTATAATTTTCCTAGATGTTAACAAACAGGGGGACGAAATGTTGAAGAAAGTCATTTTAGCCGCTTTTATCTTAGTAGGAAGTACTTTGGGAGCTTTCAGTTTTTCATCAGATGCCAGTGCGAAACATGTGAACGGAAATATTACTTGGTACAATGGAGTCGGAAAAAAAGGCTCTTCAGGTAAAAAACTTGGACATTGGGATTGTGCGACCAAGATCGGATTCGATGTTCCTAGAAACGGGACAAAAATCA
Proteins encoded:
- a CDS encoding TFIIB-type zinc ribbon-containing protein, whose protein sequence is MIISYKCPNCGSDMAFDSESGTLSCGSCGRQDNIESLPKENIAARFSDDEAKEYKCESCGAVLITEAETTATTCSFCGGAAILADRLSGHLAPAKVIPFTISKQEAEQAFRKWCKKGLLTPRGFMSADRIKSITGMYIPFWMFDLNSEVQVRANCTRVHQYEEGDYICTETEHFEAFRDINLDYLKIPVDASEKMKDELMDKLEPYSYEELKDFQTAYLAGYIAEKYNYTDEELFPRAKEKISSYIDSYIHSTFSGYTSVNVRDKHIHTKNVNSFYVLLPVWMVSYDYERAEHIFAMNGQTGKVVGKPPISRGKVAAWFSGIAGGTFLALKLVSLMMGGGF
- a CDS encoding TPM domain-containing protein is translated as MRGFFGKAILVVLAVFIIMPVLGIEAARASESQQHVYDHAHLLSKAEIEKLESLSAELGAKRDTDFIILTTKSTNGEDIADYAGDFYDRYGKGSTAILTIDMADREVFISGYKKAEQYLDNSRLNSIRNTISSDLSNEDYFKAFKTYIQLSYKDMGIKPGINPDNIFFTWWFQLVAAIAVGGIAVTIMLYQSGGKVTVNGNTYMDQRTSDVVDQYDTYIRTTVTRERKPSNDKDSGDGGITKGGTSYSGSRGNF
- a CDS encoding SPFH domain-containing protein → MSFFRNQLANVVEWEEFRDDMIFYKWNNREIKKGSRLIIRPGQDAVFLSNGRVEGIFQDDGDYDIESEIIPFLSTLKGFKFGFNSGMRAEVLFVNTKEFTVRWGTKQAINIPAAGMPGGMPIRANGTFNVKVQDYISLIDKIAGVKDQYFVEDIKIRITSILDQLLMKWITREGKDMFNLQANAFDIAKGIQEDLDMQLIGDGMTITGFQIMSFNYPQEVQDMITKNASYGMVGDVNRYQQISMTDGMASGKMSGGGAASDMAGMMMGMNMANQMMNQMNQNQQAQSSGSQSSGGGSKPNFCPNCGTKTGEANFCPNCGQKLV
- the iolT gene encoding myo-inositol transporter IolT gives rise to the protein MNKQGNQMSFLRTIILVSTFGGLLFGYDTGVLNGALPYMGEPDQLNLNAFTEGLVTSSLLFGAALGAVFGGRMSDFNGRRKNILFLAVIFFISTIGCTFAPNVTIMIISRFVLGIAVGGASVTVPAYLAEMAPVESRGRMVTQNELMIVSGQLLAFVFNAILGTTMGDSSHVWRYMLVIASLPAVFLFFGMIRMPESPRWLVSKGRKEDALRVLKKIRDDKRAASELKEIEFAFKKEDKLEKATFKDLSVPWVRRIVFIGLGIAIVQQITGVNSIMYYGTEILRDSGFQTEAALIGNIANGVISVLATFVGIWLLGKVGRRPMLLTGLIGTTTALLLIGIFSHVLEGSPALPYVVLSLTVTFLAFQQGAISPVTWLMLSEIFPLRLRGLGMGVTVFCLWMVNFAVSFTFPILLAAIGLSTTFFIFVGLGICSVLFVKKFLPETKGLSLEQLEENFRAYDRGEAKKESGAEVIG
- a CDS encoding PspA/IM30 family protein; its protein translation is MSIIARFKDIMSANINALLGKAENPEKMVDQYLRNMNSDLSKVKAETAAVMAEEQRTKRECHECQADMEKMESYAMKALQAGNEGDARTFLERKTSLESKLSELQTANQIAATNAAQMRKMHDKLVSDIGELEARKNMIKAKWAVAKTQERMNKLGASVSSTSQSMSAFGRMEDKVNKALDQANAMAELNSAPQDDMADLTAKYDTAGSSQVDDELAALKAKMLLDK
- the walM gene encoding cell wall metabolism protein WalM; protein product: MLKKVILAAFILVGSTLGAFSFSSDASAKHVNGNITWYNGVGKKGSSGKKLGHWDCATKIGFDVPRNGTKIRAYAKAKPKKVITVYKNDVGRMPHAVLDVSPKAFKALGYPLSKGKVAGHYSY
- a CDS encoding potassium channel family protein; protein product: MNEIYIIAGLLLLTAGMVDFLWTTLWLESGAGPITRCLSAWLWKGCRKISGDHAKVLSTAGPLLLCLTLVIWISLFWSGWVCIFSSDPHSLVETQSKEPASWSDRIYFSGYVMFTLGNGDLAPNGDLWKLVTVIETAQGLLTITFSVTYLISVLSAVNQKRSFAQSVLSLGHDGTEIVQTAWNGKDFHDIDFLLIAFSSELGKLTAQHNAFPILHFYHSTQREESSVIAVTVLDEALTILKYGIPVQYQPNQLHIKEARTSIKNYLDTVHTAYIHPAEQAPPEPDISKLHQSGIPALSKQTFQTAINSIKERRQLLLGIVQAGARKWPVQNSAE
- the bdhA gene encoding (R,R)-butanediol dehydrogenase, with translation MKAARWHNQKDIRIENIEEPKTEPGKVKIKVKWCGICGSDLHEYLGGPIFIPVDKPHPLTNETAPVTMGHEFSGEVVEVGEGVKNYKAGDRVVVEPIFATHGHQGAYNLDEQMGFLGLAGGGGGFSEYVSVDEELLFKLPDELSYEQGALVEPSAVALYAVRSSKLKAGDKAAVFGCGPIGLLVIEALKAAGATDIYAVELSPERQQKAEELGAIIVDPSKTDDVVAEIAERTGGGVDVAFEVTGVPVVLRQAIQSTTIAGETVIVSIWEKGAEIHPNDIVIKERTVKGIIGYRDIFPAVLSLMKEGYFSADKLVTKKIVLDDLIEEGFGSLIKEKNQVKILVRPN